One Glycine max cultivar Williams 82 chromosome 4, Glycine_max_v4.0, whole genome shotgun sequence DNA segment encodes these proteins:
- the LOC100802761 gene encoding protein CLT2, chloroplastic — translation MSFAVALCTTSSFFPSRFEIRNPKQLQLPPLLSMSLSSKLPLHFSGNAIFNRNHPTMFKIRASNSSSKLVLLSSTIVVTTAVANRVLYKLALVPMKEYPFFLAQFITFGYVVIYFSILYFRYRARIVTDEMLAIPKLRFVAIGFLEALGLVSGMSAAAVLPGPVIPILNQTFLVWQLMFSTLLLRRRYSINQLVGCLLVAVGVVVAITSGSNTGQMLSEVQFFWPALMIISCSFQALASVIKEYIFIDSATRLKHKSLDIFVVNSFGSGFQALFVLLSLPILSNLRGIPFDQLPSYFKSGAGCFLNLGADNPNCYGAPLLPLLYVIINLAFNISLLNAVKTSSAVVASLLVMLSVPISVYILSLPLPYLPEGTSLSPFFLFGGAILLCGLFLYNTTRPVRNSSEDD, via the exons ATGTCGTTCGCAGTGGCATTGTGTACAACGTCGTCGTTCTTCCCTTCCCGTTTTGAAATTCGCAATCCAAAGCAGCTTCAGCTTCCACCTCTCCTTTCAATGTCACTGTCGTCGAAGCTACCGTTGCATTTCTCCGGCAATGCCATATTCAACCGCAACCACCCAACCATGTTCAAAATTCGAGCCTCAAACTCTTCATCCAAACTCGTCTTATTGAGCTCCACTATCGTCGTCACAACAGCGGTAGCGAATCGCGTGCTCTACAAATTGGCCCTTGTTCCCATGAAAGAGTACCCCTTTTTTCTCGCTCAGTTCATAACTTTTGG GTATGTTGTTATATATTTCTCGATCTTGTATTTCCGGTACCGGGCGAGAATTGTGACCGATGAGATGCTGGCAATTCCGAAATTGCGTTTTGTGGCCATTGGGTTTCTAGAAGCCTTGGGCTTGGTTTCCGGAATGTCAGCTGCAG CCGTACTTCCTGGACCAGTCATACCCATATTGAATCAG acTTTTTTGGTTTGGCAGCTAATGTTTTCTACTCTTCTCTTGAGAAGAAGATACTCAATCAATCAATTGGTTGGGTGCTTACTTGTAGCTGTTGGTGTTGTGGTGGCTATTACAAG TGGCTCAAATACAGGTCAGATGCTCTCTGAAGTTCAGTTCTTTTGGCCAGCTTTGATGATAATCTCATGTTCCTTTCAAGCTTTGGCTTCTGTAATCAAG GAGTATATTTTCATTGATTCTGCTACTCGATTAAAG CACAAGTCACTGGACATATTTGTGGTCAATTCTTTCGGATCTGGGTTTCAG GCTCTTTTCGTACTTCTGTCTCTACCTATACTTTCTAACTTGAGAGGTATACCATTTGATCAACTTCCTTCATATTTTAAAAGCGGTGCTGGTTGCTTTCTAAACCTTGGAGCCGATAATCCAA ATTGTTATGGCGCTCCCTTGCTTCCACTACTTTACGTAATTATCAACTTGGCATTCAACATATCCCTGCTTAATGCAGTAAAAACTTCGTCTGCAGTTGTGGCTTCTCTTCTGGTAATGTTGTCAG TGCCAATTTCTGTTTATATTCTTTCCCTTCCATTACCATATCTTCCCGAGGGAACAAGCCTGAgcccattttttttgtttggcgGTGCAATTCTTCTCTGTGGTCTTTTTCTGTACAACACAACGCGGCCTGTAAGGAACAGTTCTGAAGATGACTGA
- the LOC100811655 gene encoding neuroguidin isoform X1 has translation MENIANHNDDSKQKEAPQLAALLKEMKEGLDTVRHKIQSLTAMVKEGLYPTADGFSYLEVKNLLLLNYCQSLVYYLLRKAKGLSIEDHPVVRSVVEIRLFLEKIRPIDKKQQYQIQKLMQASENAIRSDILNKEPVASNKSEDASKYRPNPDMLVSKVDLTSQADNEYYQPVKFAPTSMDLEKSSKHERNALRREKEILKQAKQSDYLRTLMNDMEERPEEIRDFEGASREVDRYIAKMDERARQEEELFTRVPLTKQERKREKYLKKSRNGLQGLTESFYDEIKTLPFEDKTGEQVVGSSNGSRTNNRLKKRKRKH, from the exons ATGGAAAATATCGCGAACCACAACGATGATAGCAAACAAAA AGAAGCGCCTCAGCTGGCGGCGTTGTTGAAAGAAATGAAGGAAGGACTTGATACCGTAAGGCataaaattcaatctttaaCTGCCATG GTGAAAGAAGGTCTATATCCTACAGCAGATGGATTTAGTTACCTTGAAGTTAAAAATTTGTTGCTTCTGAATTATTGTCAATCccttgtttattatttattgcgGAAGGCTAAGGGATTATCAATAGAAGATCATCCTGTTGTTCGAAGTGTTGTAGAGATACGATTGTTTTTGGAAAAG ATTCGGCCAATTGACAAGAAACAACAATACCAGATCCAGAAACTGATGCAAGCTAGTGAAAATGCAATCAGAAGTGATATTCTAAACAAGGAGCCAGTTGCATCCAATAAGAGCGAGGACGCATCAAAGTATCGTCCCAATCCTGACATGCTTGTTAGCAAAGTAGACCTAACCTCGCAG GCTGACAATGAGTATTATCAACCTGTAAAATTTGCGCCTACTTCTATGGATCTAGAGAAATCTTCAAAGCATGAAAGAAATGCCTTgcgaagagaaaaagaaattctGAAACAAGCTAAGCAGAGTGATTATCTTAGGACATTGATGAATGATATGGAGGAAAGACCTGAAGAG ATAAGAGATTTTGAGGGAGCTAGCAGAGAAGTTGATAGATATATTGCCAAGATGGACGAACGTGCTCGGCAAGAGGAGGAGCTGTTCACACGCGTTCCTCTTACGAAACAGGAAAGGAAACGAGAAAAGTATttgaagaaatcaagaaatgG GTTGCAAGGTCTAACAGAAAGTTTCTATGATGAAATCAAAACATTACCCTTTGAAGATAAAACTGGAGAGCAAGTAGTGGGCTCTAGTAATGGTAGCAGAACAAACAATAGACTGAAGAAGCGAAAG AGGAAACATTAA
- the LOC100811655 gene encoding neuroguidin isoform X2, with protein sequence MKEGLDTVRHKIQSLTAMVKEGLYPTADGFSYLEVKNLLLLNYCQSLVYYLLRKAKGLSIEDHPVVRSVVEIRLFLEKIRPIDKKQQYQIQKLMQASENAIRSDILNKEPVASNKSEDASKYRPNPDMLVSKVDLTSQADNEYYQPVKFAPTSMDLEKSSKHERNALRREKEILKQAKQSDYLRTLMNDMEERPEEIRDFEGASREVDRYIAKMDERARQEEELFTRVPLTKQERKREKYLKKSRNGLQGLTESFYDEIKTLPFEDKTGEQVVGSSNGSRTNNRLKKRKRKH encoded by the exons ATGAAGGAAGGACTTGATACCGTAAGGCataaaattcaatctttaaCTGCCATG GTGAAAGAAGGTCTATATCCTACAGCAGATGGATTTAGTTACCTTGAAGTTAAAAATTTGTTGCTTCTGAATTATTGTCAATCccttgtttattatttattgcgGAAGGCTAAGGGATTATCAATAGAAGATCATCCTGTTGTTCGAAGTGTTGTAGAGATACGATTGTTTTTGGAAAAG ATTCGGCCAATTGACAAGAAACAACAATACCAGATCCAGAAACTGATGCAAGCTAGTGAAAATGCAATCAGAAGTGATATTCTAAACAAGGAGCCAGTTGCATCCAATAAGAGCGAGGACGCATCAAAGTATCGTCCCAATCCTGACATGCTTGTTAGCAAAGTAGACCTAACCTCGCAG GCTGACAATGAGTATTATCAACCTGTAAAATTTGCGCCTACTTCTATGGATCTAGAGAAATCTTCAAAGCATGAAAGAAATGCCTTgcgaagagaaaaagaaattctGAAACAAGCTAAGCAGAGTGATTATCTTAGGACATTGATGAATGATATGGAGGAAAGACCTGAAGAG ATAAGAGATTTTGAGGGAGCTAGCAGAGAAGTTGATAGATATATTGCCAAGATGGACGAACGTGCTCGGCAAGAGGAGGAGCTGTTCACACGCGTTCCTCTTACGAAACAGGAAAGGAAACGAGAAAAGTATttgaagaaatcaagaaatgG GTTGCAAGGTCTAACAGAAAGTTTCTATGATGAAATCAAAACATTACCCTTTGAAGATAAAACTGGAGAGCAAGTAGTGGGCTCTAGTAATGGTAGCAGAACAAACAATAGACTGAAGAAGCGAAAG AGGAAACATTAA